A window of the Cucurbita pepo subsp. pepo cultivar mu-cu-16 chromosome LG01, ASM280686v2, whole genome shotgun sequence genome harbors these coding sequences:
- the LOC111795776 gene encoding cytochrome c oxidase assembly factor 5, which yields MSKSCKGLAMELVKCLSESDCVKVQNRTYKECAGEKSPCIPSECVGLRETYFNCKRGQVDMRARIRGNKGY from the exons ATGTCGAAGTCTTGCAAAGGTTTAGCGATGGAACTGGTCAAGTGTCTCAGCGAATCCGATTGTGTAAAG GTCCAGAACCGAACTTACAAGGAATGTGCTGGAGAGAAGAGTCCTTGCATTCCTAGCGAATGCGTGGGATTAAGGGAAACATATTTCAATTGTAAAAGAGGCCAG gTTGACATGAGGGCGAGGATTCGGGGGAACAAGGGTTATTGA
- the LOC111795751 gene encoding uncharacterized protein At5g39865-like codes for MAEFDRTKSSSFFNRSVTLHSSSMDSNMKPYLRASLNRTDSVKKYYSPFESMKSASNSIKGKVKQLCNLFESGKSSSSPTDGSQHQIQSKLKLPKSFASDFRVPSIRLPGTEDRIVVYLTSLRGIRRTYEDCYAVRVIFRGFRVWVDERDVSMDSAYRKELQSVMGEKNVSLPQVFIRGKHVGGAEVIKQLFEAGELIKILKGFPVQEPGFVCEGCGDVRFVPCMTCSGSRKLYDEDEEVLKRCLDCNENGLIRCPECAS; via the coding sequence ATGGCGGAATTTGATCGAACTaagtcttcttccttcttcaatcgCTCCGTTACGTTGCACTCCTCCTCTATGGATTCCAACATGAAACCCTACCTTCGAGCCTCCCTTAATCGGACGGATTCTGTCAAGAAGTATTACAGCCCTTTCGAATCCATGAAATCTGCCTCCAATTCGATTAAAGGGAAGGTCAAGCAATTGTGTAATTTGTTTGAGAGCGGTAAGTCTTCTTCTTCGCCCACCGACGGATCGCAACATCAAATTCAAAGCAAGCTTAAACTCCCAAAATCCTTCGCTTCCGATTTCCGGGTTCCTTCCATTCGATTGCCGGGTACTGAGGATAGAATTGTGGTGTATTTGACCAGTTTACGAGGGATTCGAAGGACATATGAGGATTGCTATGCCGTGAGGGTAATATTCCGAGGTTTTAGGGTTTGGGTAGACGAGCGTGATGTATCAATGGATTCTGCCTACAGGAAAGAGTTGCAGAGTGTTATGGGCGAGAAAAATGTCAGTTTGCCTCAAGTTTTTATTAGGGGAAAGCATGTGGGAGGAGCCGAGGTGATCAAACAACTCTTTGAAGCTGGAGAATTAATCAAGATTCTCAAGGGGTTCCCGGTTCAGGAACCCGGATTTGTCTGTGAGGGTTGTGGAGATGTAAGGTTTGTCCCTTGTATGACTTGCAGTGGGAGCAGGAAGTTgtatgatgaagatgaagaagtctTGAAGAGGTGCTTAGATTGCAATGAGAATGGATTAATTCGATGTCCAGAATGTGCTTCCTGA
- the LOC111791725 gene encoding probable ADP-ribosylation factor GTPase-activating protein AGD11, whose translation MSLDSFFPEMSAKLQQIDQKGGGSGTQKRLKDLTSQSANKFCADCGSPDPKWVSLNLGAFICIKCSGVHRSLGVHISKVLSVKLDDWTDEQVDALTSIGGNTAVNKKYEVFIPDSDKKPKPDSSIEERLDFIRKKYELLQFASLDDQIFCPFPPPQKKSSFWHSISYNGSEERRNYEKLPTKTRIGSAFRNSWGRKDCEPKNSKKGNALVLSSSMAGMIEFVGLIKVNVVRGTNLAIRDMVTSDPYVILSLGNQSVKTRVIKSSLNPVWNESLMLSIPDHIPPLRVIVYDKDTFSTDDFMGEAEIDINPLLTAAQACERSTVSEPMQLGKWVACKENTLAKDGIITLVDGKIRQDISLKLQNVERGVLEMELECVPLSQ comes from the exons ATGAGTTTGGATTCATTTTTTCCAGAAATGTCAGCCAAGTTACAACAGATTGATCAAAAGGGTGGTGGTTCAG GTACCCAGAAAAGGCTGAAGGATCTCACATCTCAGTCTGCCAATAAATTCTGTGCAGATTGTGGGTCTCCAGATCCAAAATGGGT GTCTTTGAATTTGGGGGCATTTATTTGCATCAAGTGTTCTGGAGTACACCGAAGCCTCGGAGTGCATATATCTAAG GTTCTTTCAGTGAAGCTAGATGATTGGACGGATGAACAAGTTGATGCTTTGACGAGTATAGGTGGAAATACTGCCGTAAACAAAAAGTACGAAGTTTTCATCCCAGACAGCGATAAGAAACCAAAACCAGACTCATCCATAGAGGAGCGTTTGGATTTTATAAG GAAAAAATATGAGCTACTGCAATTCGCAAGTCTTGACGACCAGATTTTCTGTCCTTTTCCACCCCCGCAGAAGAAATCATCATTCTGGCatagcatttcttataatggaagcgaagaaagaaggaattaCGAAAAACTACCGACAAAAACTCGAATCGGAAGTGCATTCCGGAACAGCTGGGGAAGAAAAGATTGTGAACCGAAGAACAGCAAAAAGGGAAATGCATTGGTATTAAGCAGCTCAATG GCAGGTATGATTGAATTCGTTGGTTTAATTAAGGTCAACGTAGTTAGAGGAACCAATTTAGCTATCAGGGATATGGTGACAAGCGACCCATATGTAATTCTCTCGTTGGGCAACCAA TCAGTGAAGACACGAGTCATCAAGAGCAGTTTGAATCCAGTGTGGAACGAGAGCCTAATGCTGTCAATTCCTGATCACATTCCTCCATTAAGAGTG ATTGTGTATGACAAAGACACATTTTCAACCGATGACTTCATGGGTGAAGCAGAAATTGATATCAATCCACTGCTCACGGCAGCCCAAGCCTGTGAGAGATCCACAGTCAGTGAACCGATGCAGCTAGGAAAATGGGTAGCATGCAAGGAGAACACTCTTGCAAAGGATGGCATCATCACTCTTGTAGATGGGAAGATCCGACAAGACATCTCTTTGAAGCTGCAGAACGTCGAACGAGGCGTGCTGGAGATGGAGCTTGAATGTGTTCCTCTTTCTCAGTAG